The window ACAGTTTAGTCATTCAAGTCCTTCCATGACGGTCTCTTTGACATTGCCCCCAGAATCTTAGAAACGGACCTTGACTTTATTTCAATTGGATTTATCCCAAAGCCACACTATGTGCAAGGCAAAGAAGTCACTACTGATATAATCTGTATCCCAAATTAGGCTCTCTCCTGTCATCTAATCAAAGTCACCCACTTGGGTTATAATGTGTGCATCAGATGATAACATATAACAGTAGTTCCTAGCACATACTAGATAATTAATAAccacttgttgaatgaattaatgaatgtaaTTTTACAAACTTGGGATAACCCCTAAATTTAATACGACCCTCCCGACCCCCTTTGAAACTCTGCTACATCAATCCTTTTTCCCCAACAGAAGGATTACGTTTAACAAAATCTGTCTGCCCTCCCTTGTTCCAAGATGTGTGCCAGCATGTCTCCTCTTCCCTGATTCCTTTATACGCTTTAGCTCCAGCCAGCTGAGATCTCACTGAGGTGAAGGCTGCTGAAAGCCAGAAGGGTACTTCATGAGGATTCGCACACTGGGAGCTGGACCTTCAGCTTCACATGAAGTTCCTGGAGCTTAGAGACACAAAGAACAGGCCCTCACCAATGaacattataaaaacaaatcaagaaaCAAGTATGAACATTGCTGTGGTATACAGCATAACAATAGCATTCTCAAGGAAAAGTGTTTCTAGAATAAAATGTATCTTATGTTCTAAAAGCCTGGGTATTCTCAGTCAAAGACCTGGTATTATGGGAGAGAGGAAgttaggaaaatacagaaaggagaaaaagagaatgtttcATTTCAGCCTCTGTAGGGTTTCAACCAATCGGTAGCATCCATCCAGAGTCCACCACCTGTGAACTTAAATGCATTTGGGagaagttttcctttaaaaattaattaacatattCAATAGAATcttatctttctttaaaacaatgcATATTATATACACTCATACACATGTATAATatgaaactggaggaaagatCCATATGTAGAAACAGATATATTAATGTGTTAAAAATGGTTATTGCTCGATGGTAggataatgaaaaattttgacagattttcaaattttctatgaTGTAAAtaaaagagtttttaatcatatgGGGGCATCCAGAAATTGATTTCTCTTTGGAATATGCCTCCATTCTTTTTCTACATCCCTGAATTCAGTGAGGAGCTTGCTTTGGGTTAAGGCTTCCCACCTCATTTAGTATCcagattttcttatatttattacaaGCCAAATGTCAGGAAAAATTAGTCACATTCTATACCATAGGCAGTCCCAATCTCTCCTCCTGAGATCTGGGGCAGGTTTCTCGTCTTGCTAGGGCTTAAAGGCTTTCTTACCTTCGAGTGGCCTCGGCATCTGTTCCTGAGGTTGTCGCTTGGTTGGGTCTTCTTGGCTCCAGCTGTGCCCTGGCGGATTTATGAAGTAGGGCCTCACAGGACCTTCCTGTTGGCCTTGGATCCTCGGGTCCCGCTGCAGGGCTACCTCCTCTTGGGACACAACTGCAGGCCACATGCCAGGTGGGTAGGTGCCCCCAGCAGGCATCTGGGGTGGgaatgctgctgctgttgctgctgccgccgccgccgccgccgccgccgccgctgttTCCACTTCTGAGACCACCgtaggtgggggaggtggtgggtaTGGGAATGGCATGGGCAGAGGGGGCTGAGCCACCTGGGACCAGGGAGTCGGGGGTCCCGGCATGTAAAGCAAACCGCCCGTCGAGACATTCTGGGCTTCCCTCTGGACCTCCTCCAACTGCCTACGCTGTGATGTCGCCACCAGCAGCTTGTTTCTCTCCTCAGTGGTCAGAGGCCACGCTTCAGCCCCGAGGTGCTGGGCTCGAGATCGGGGTACGACCTCCTGGGGCTGCCTCTCTGCCTGGAGCAGCTGCCCACGCAGCTCCTCGCGCTCGGTCAGCGCCTGCTGCAGGTCGTTGCGTGTGCAATGCAACTGCTTGGCCACCTCCTCGCGCTCCTCGCGCAGCCGCTGCAGCTGGGAGGCCAGAGCCCAGGTGGCCGTCTCGCGCTCCCCAACCTGCTCCTGCAGCCGCCGGACTCGGCGGGCCTGCTGCTCCCGCTGCCTCGTGGCCACACGCACACTCAGGGCCAGCGCGCTCCAGACGCAGGCCCTCTTGACGGCCGGCGGCACCTGCAGGTCGGCCAGGATGGACTGCAGCTCATCCTCGATCTCGTTCCAGGGCCGCGAGCGGAAGGTCGAGTAGAAGTCTGGACCGCCGCCGTTACTGAGCACCTCTTCGTTGATGAACATGACCACCTCGTTGTGGCGAAAACCGCTCCTGGGGTCCCGGAGGTCCACGGCCATGGCCGCCGCGGCCTAGTCGGCagagccgccgccgctgctgtGGTGAGCGGTGGCCGCCAATGGATCCGCCCCTCCGCTCCTCACTCAGTCCTCCTTCAGTCCTAGCTCAATCCTAGCTCAGTCCTGGCCTCCTCCTCGGCAGCCTTTCCCTCTCACCCACGCGCTCTCCTAACAAAGAGCGAAGCGACCCGATCACCACACGAAACCCCGCCGGGCGACGCGGTAGCGCGTCAGAAATGCGGGCCCCCACTCTCGCCGCAAGGCATGTTGGGAGCAAACTTACTCGGCTGAGCGCCCCCTGTTCGGCGAGCAAGTTGGGTGTCTGCTCCTGGCTTCAACTAGGACGCACCTTCCTAGGCACCACGCCACCTACAGGGCAGGCTGGCCGGGTGACTGTGCCAGGGACTGCTGTGCGCCCCCAAATGATTATTTCGAAGAGCTTCTGAAGGACGGCACTTGGATACgcggaacacatttgaaacctgGGAATCTGGTGAGTGGGTGTATGGGGGGCTCTTTTTGGTTCATCTCTTGCTTGCATAACTCGGAGCTACTATATCAAACTTTCTATATGGTATCAAGCTGTCTGCACTCTTCCCTTCTCATCCTAAGCAGATGACTTTGGAGTTCCTCTCATCAACAAAATCAAGTGATTGAGACAAGTCCCTCAGTTTTCCTTGCTAAATCCTATCTTCGTGCTCTAGATGGGTCCCTCCTATTTCGTTTTCTCCGGGACTTCACTACATCTTATTCCCCCTGTGTTTCCTATATCTCTGCCCCCATCCCCTCCTGTGCTACTTGGTATTTTTCTCCCAGATGGTAAACCTGTTCAGGTTCCCTCTGTACTTGGAATAATTTCCTCCCTCTAATCTATGTCctggcttttctctcttctcattagATAATAGCCTACACTATGGCCACTTCATTGTGCTCCCTTCACTATTCAGTCTGCTGCATTTTGGTTTTCACGCCCTAAAACTTGAGTGAAAATTCTCTGATAAGGTCACCAGTGATACTTCAGTGCAAAAGCGAGTGGATACTTTGAAAGTTAGTTTTCATGTGATTCTTCAGTAGGGTTTAAGTCTCTCCATCATTCCCTCTTTGAGACTGCATCCTGTCTTGGTTTCTGTAGCATCAAATTCTGTGGGTGTTCCTCCTATCCCCCTGGcttatctttctgtttctgtgaactATTTGTTCTTCTGCCCACAGCCCCATAGTTagtgttttctcagttttattttctgaccTCTCCTCTTTTCATTCTATATGTTCTCCTTGGATGAGCTTATTCACTCccataattttatttgatttttgttttttctctggcttcaattccatcagctgtaaaatgagaataaagataGAACCTACCTTATAGAGTTGTGAAGGTTAAATATAGTAGTCTATATAAAGTGTTTAGAATAACATTAGTTTCTATAATGATTAGATAGTTGCTGCTAATAGAAGTCAAATAGTGGTGTTGGTGGGGTGATAATTTTAACAGTCTATGCCCAATCACAGCCCCAGATCCtgtctggttttatttatttattatttatttattcatttactattatataaatatttttaatgagatgcagttgatttacagtattatgcacacacacatatacatatatatcatatcttctttatccatttgttgatggacacaggttgcttacatattttggctattgtaaataatgctgctgtgaacattggggtgcttgtatcttttcaaattagttttttttaaattttcttctgatatataccaaagagtggaattgttggatcatatggtagttctatttttagttttttgaggaacctcaatactgttttctgcagtggctgcatcaatttacatttccaccaacagtgtaagcggattcctttttctccacatcctcaccaacatttgttatttgtgttctttttgatgttagctattctgacaggtgtgaagtgatatctcattgtggttttgatttgcatttccctgatgattaacaatgttgagcatcttttcatgtgcctgtttgccacccgtatgtcttctttggaaaaatgtctcttcgggtcttctgcccatttttcaatcaggttgtttgtttttgatattgagttgtattaactgtttatatatttcGGATATTAAACCCCTATCGgac is drawn from Camelus ferus isolate YT-003-E chromosome X, BCGSAC_Cfer_1.0, whole genome shotgun sequence and contains these coding sequences:
- the LOC116662145 gene encoding testis-expressed protein 13D-like, coding for MAVDLRDPRSGFRHNEVVMFINEEVLSNGGGPDFYSTFRSRPWNEIEDELQSILADLQVPPAVKRACVWSALALSVRVATRQREQQARRVRRLQEQVGERETATWALASQLQRLREEREEVAKQLHCTRNDLQQALTEREELRGQLLQAERQPQEVVPRSRAQHLGAEAWPLTTEERNKLLVATSQRRQLEEVQREAQNVSTGGLLYMPGPPTPWSQVAQPPLPMPFPYPPPPPPTVVSEVETAAAAAAAAAAAATAAAFPPQMPAGGTYPPGMWPAVVSQEEVALQRDPRIQGQQEGPVRPYFINPPGHSWSQEDPTKRQPQEQMPRPLEAPGTSCEAEGPAPSVRILMKYPSGFQQPSPQ